A genomic segment from Nodosilinea sp. PGN35 encodes:
- the def gene encoding peptide deformylase, with the protein MPAAIQVEKTKLKQPPLEIHTLGDRVLRQPAKRVAKVDDEVRALVKEMLQTMYSADGIGLAAPQVAVNKQLLVIDIDPENAANQPLVLINPQIVKVSKDIATGQEGCLSIPGVYLDVVRPAALEVSYKDENGRPKKLQANDLLARCILHEMDHLAGVLFVDRVENALALNQELQKNGFYAKDVQPVAAR; encoded by the coding sequence ATGCCTGCCGCCATTCAAGTCGAGAAAACCAAGCTCAAGCAGCCGCCTCTGGAAATTCACACCCTGGGCGATCGCGTGCTGCGCCAGCCCGCCAAGCGAGTGGCCAAGGTCGACGATGAAGTTCGCGCCCTGGTGAAGGAAATGCTGCAAACCATGTACAGTGCTGATGGCATTGGTCTGGCGGCTCCCCAGGTGGCGGTCAACAAGCAGCTTTTGGTGATCGATATTGACCCCGAAAACGCGGCCAACCAGCCCCTGGTGCTGATCAATCCCCAGATTGTCAAGGTCTCTAAAGACATTGCCACCGGGCAAGAGGGCTGTCTCAGCATTCCCGGTGTCTACCTGGACGTGGTGCGCCCGGCGGCGCTAGAGGTTTCCTATAAAGATGAGAACGGCCGCCCCAAAAAACTCCAGGCCAACGACCTGCTGGCCCGCTGCATTCTCCACGAGATGGATCACCTGGCTGGGGTGCTGTTTGTCGATCGTGTTGAGAATGCCCTGGCCCTCAACCAGGAGCTTCAAAAGAACGGCTTTTACGCCAAAGACGTACAGCCCGTAGCAGCCCGCTAA